The following coding sequences lie in one Cannabis sativa cultivar Pink pepper isolate KNU-18-1 chromosome 5, ASM2916894v1, whole genome shotgun sequence genomic window:
- the LOC115717939 gene encoding uncharacterized protein LOC115717939: protein MAACSKILQYFLLLIIITIIPSQSKRYPPIWKTDYDHGPIHSTCLTCCLDSNGSPKHNSTITVVQVEKITKALREFGGYDFMATILERNLQSVQTYCDEFLFFVDRQNRFTIYGNNTITLFVPPDEAIRFKEWNSFDYQIVMSKVDREAFELGHLSKGSTLVPASVKQKLIVDEVRDDGTVLINRVEINHWNIYNDGHVMVHGTENFFNHLWGENKNLFFTKHGSIYKDELEMFEDPQNKGSLITKKMVMKGSMFINFVTNEEERVVNLTSIHVHL, encoded by the exons ATGGCGGCTTGTTCCaaaattttacaatattttCTTCTCCTAATAATTATAACAATTATTCCCTCTCAAAGTAAGAGATATCCCCCTATTTGGAAAACTGATTATGATCACGGCCCTATTCATTCTACATGCCTAACATGTTGTTTGGATTCGAATGGATCACCCAAACACAATTCTACAATTACAGTAGTACAAGTCGAAAAGATCACAAAAGCTCTTAGAGAATTCGGAGGCTACGATTTCATGGCAACGATTCTCGAAAGGAATCTTCAATCTGTTCAAACATACTGCGACGAATTCTTGTTCTTCGTCGATCGTCAAAATAGATTTACCATTTATGGTAACAACACTATTACTCTCTTTGTTCCGCCAGATGAAGCAATCCGATTCAAAGAATGGAACAGTTTTGATTATCAAATTGTGATGTCAAAGGTTGATAGGGAAGCCTTTGAATTAGGGCACCTATCCAAGGGTTCAACCCTAGTTCCAGCTAGTGTTAAGCAAAAGCTTATTGTGGATGAAGTGCGTGATGATGGAACTGTTTTAATTAATAGAGTTGAGATTAATCATTGGAATATTTACAATGATGGTCATGTCATGGTCCATGGCACAGAGAATTTCTTCAATCATCTTTGGG GGGAAAATAAAAATCTTTTCTTTACTAAACATGGTAGTATATACAAAGATGAACTAGAGATGTTTGAAGATCCACAAAATAAGGGctctttaataactaaaaagatGGTAATGAAGGGTTCTATGTTCATCAACTTTGTTACCAACGAGGAAGAAAGAGTTGTTAATCTAACGTCTATTcatgtacatttatga